Proteins encoded by one window of Candidatus Stoquefichus sp. SB1:
- the hflX gene encoding GTPase HflX — protein MKAILVGVEYDHMDYDLDISMNELKELSIACHIEVKDIMIQKLDQISAKYYIGKGKVEELKKRVSDDDIVIFNEELSPLQVKNLSDALAVEVTDRSDLILRIFESRAKTKEAKLQVQIARNQYLLPRLAGMKEELYSQQGGSGFRGSGEKQIELDRRVIHRELLQARRELQAIVKQRQTQRQLRKRNQEKVVCLVGYTNSGKSSLLNYFTDKKVFQEDMLFASLQTASRQVKLRNHHIVMSDTVGFINQLPHHLIQAFRSTLEEVKEADLLLHVIDSSSTYCETQIETTLEVLEALGVKNTPMIYVYNKVDKDRYAFLQIQEPAVFVSVKEGTNLDVLENMMIETLFKDYELIELYIPYEDGQIYSEIKQYYEIITENYLDKGIYISFYVDNKKKYKYQKYIYHKIN, from the coding sequence GTGAAGGCAATTTTAGTTGGAGTAGAATATGATCATATGGATTATGATCTTGATATATCAATGAATGAATTAAAAGAATTAAGTATAGCTTGTCATATAGAAGTTAAGGATATTATGATTCAAAAGTTAGATCAAATATCAGCAAAATATTATATTGGAAAAGGAAAAGTAGAAGAATTAAAAAAGCGAGTTAGTGATGATGATATTGTTATTTTTAATGAAGAATTATCACCATTACAAGTTAAAAATCTAAGTGATGCTTTAGCTGTTGAAGTCACTGATCGTAGTGATTTGATACTGCGTATTTTTGAATCACGTGCGAAAACAAAAGAAGCCAAGTTACAGGTGCAAATTGCACGTAATCAATATCTTTTGCCACGTTTAGCAGGAATGAAAGAAGAACTCTATTCTCAACAAGGTGGTTCGGGTTTTAGAGGCAGTGGTGAAAAGCAGATAGAACTTGATCGAAGAGTGATTCATCGAGAATTATTACAAGCAAGACGTGAACTTCAAGCCATTGTTAAACAGCGTCAAACGCAACGACAATTACGTAAAAGAAATCAAGAAAAAGTTGTTTGTTTAGTTGGTTATACAAATAGTGGAAAATCATCTTTATTGAATTACTTTACAGATAAAAAAGTGTTTCAGGAGGATATGTTATTTGCTTCTTTACAGACTGCATCAAGACAAGTGAAATTAAGAAATCATCATATTGTTATGAGTGATACAGTGGGTTTTATTAATCAGTTACCACACCATCTCATTCAAGCTTTTCGTTCAACGCTTGAAGAGGTAAAAGAAGCAGATTTGTTGTTACATGTTATTGATTCATCATCAACTTATTGTGAAACACAAATTGAAACGACTTTAGAAGTTTTAGAGGCACTTGGAGTTAAGAATACACCAATGATTTATGTTTATAATAAAGTAGATAAAGATCGTTATGCTTTTTTACAGATTCAAGAACCAGCTGTTTTTGTATCAGTGAAAGAAGGAACCAATTTAGATGTCTTAGAAAATATGATGATTGAAACACTCTTTAAAGATTATGAATTAATTGAGTTATATATTCCTTATGAAGATGGACAAATTTATAGTGAAATTAAACAATATTATGAAATCATTACAGAAAATTATTTAGATAAAGGCATTTATATTTCTTTTTATGTTGATAATAAAAAGAAATATAAATATCAAAAATATATATATCATAAAATTAACTAA
- a CDS encoding PTS sugar transporter subunit IIB: MMLEEFYLQLYHDFFFKWITLNANTYLKDGIDCQIEEENERFQSISFTMPHVTGLVTLWYNNIVEEEIHHKDSHELLFYLHYTIVDLGQCHNLFNEFYQTLIKHNNQKEIKIAMCCSGGLSTSVFVEEMKEVCKLENIPFKLYSLSIDQIYTDFQNYEALYLAPQIAYFKPNILAHIKRQIPVHCIDPTDFATKDYRQIIKTIQNNYIKDSKCYN, encoded by the coding sequence ATGATGTTAGAAGAATTCTATTTACAATTATATCATGATTTCTTTTTTAAATGGATTACCTTGAATGCCAATACATACCTAAAAGACGGTATTGATTGTCAGATTGAAGAAGAAAATGAAAGATTTCAATCCATTTCTTTTACAATGCCTCATGTTACTGGATTAGTGACACTCTGGTACAATAATATTGTAGAAGAAGAAATTCATCATAAAGATAGTCACGAACTTTTATTCTATTTGCATTATACAATTGTTGATCTTGGTCAATGCCATAATTTATTCAATGAATTTTATCAAACTTTAATTAAACATAATAACCAAAAAGAAATTAAAATAGCGATGTGCTGTAGTGGTGGCTTATCTACTTCTGTCTTTGTAGAAGAAATGAAAGAAGTCTGTAAACTAGAAAACATTCCATTTAAACTGTATTCTCTTTCAATTGATCAAATCTATACAGACTTCCAAAATTATGAAGCTTTATATTTAGCTCCACAGATTGCTTATTTCAAGCCAAATATCCTAGCCCACATTAAACGTCAAATTCCTGTCCATTGTATTGATCCAACAGACTTTGCAACAAAAGATTATCGTCAAATTATCAAAACTATTCAAAACAACTATATAAAAGACTCAAAATGCTACAATTGA
- a CDS encoding metallophosphoesterase has product MEKRIFVISDLHGQFVLLQLLLDRIGFTDDDELYILGDIMDRGPNSIDIYYFVQAMDNIHMIKGNHEIMMRQSMQTALKYNDLDSERSNPYRLWKQNGAQKTVNSIREYLQKDYIPYEEYFDLKQMFIKELIAFIDSLPSYIELDVNGKHYVLVHAGVDPEIPLEENDEEILAWIREYFYLNEANPQYTYIFGHTPCCFINDDHSFDIWYDPDYHNKIAIDGGLAVGNKGQLNCLCLTTGEVTVIKYEEGQPK; this is encoded by the coding sequence ATGGAAAAAAGAATATTTGTTATATCGGATCTTCATGGTCAATTTGTTTTGTTGCAGTTATTGCTTGATCGCATTGGGTTTACAGATGATGATGAGTTATATATATTAGGTGATATTATGGATAGAGGTCCTAATAGTATTGATATTTATTATTTTGTTCAAGCGATGGATAATATTCATATGATTAAAGGTAATCATGAAATTATGATGCGTCAGTCTATGCAGACTGCTTTGAAATATAATGATCTAGATTCTGAAAGATCAAATCCGTATCGATTGTGGAAGCAAAATGGTGCACAAAAGACAGTGAATAGTATACGTGAATATTTGCAAAAAGATTATATTCCGTATGAAGAATATTTTGATTTAAAACAGATGTTTATAAAAGAACTGATTGCATTTATTGATTCATTACCTAGTTATATTGAATTAGATGTCAATGGAAAACACTATGTATTGGTTCATGCAGGTGTTGACCCAGAAATACCTTTAGAAGAAAATGATGAAGAAATATTAGCTTGGATTAGAGAGTACTTCTATTTGAATGAAGCTAATCCTCAATATACTTACATCTTTGGACATACACCATGCTGTTTTATTAATGATGATCATTCTTTTGATATCTGGTATGATCCTGATTACCATAATAAGATCGCTATTGATGGTGGATTAGCTGTTGGTAATAAAGGACAGCTTAATTGTCTTTGTTTAACAACAGGTGAAGTGACAGTGATTAAATATGAGGAGGGACAGCCTAAGTGA
- a CDS encoding MurR/RpiR family transcriptional regulator, which yields MRSAFYNLINFINMTNVHDVYWGAAKKILQNIYQIPHSTITEVADMCYVSTATISRLCRKLNYESFADFKNDVTMNLNFFNQDAKRLYFDHQLPSRDTINEGKEIFKDHFQNIIHNLQDTYDNIQYEDLMKIVDKIHDSSRICFAGNFFTQSVSMQLQIELSYLGKDCIAMYPLEQQKEIYKSLDDQDLVIVTSIAGGFFQDHPDAMRALMKSHAYVIAITQLDEFAYSDKVDMILHVGNNHHSLIGKFSITYIFEVLEALYHLKYGTKK from the coding sequence GTGAGAAGTGCATTCTATAATTTAATTAATTTTATAAACATGACGAATGTGCATGATGTTTATTGGGGGGCTGCTAAGAAAATACTTCAAAATATATATCAAATTCCACATAGCACTATTACAGAGGTTGCTGATATGTGTTATGTTTCTACTGCAACGATCTCTCGACTATGCAGGAAATTGAATTATGAATCATTTGCAGATTTTAAAAATGATGTGACAATGAATTTAAATTTCTTTAATCAGGATGCAAAACGTTTGTATTTTGATCATCAGCTTCCTTCAAGAGATACCATTAATGAAGGAAAAGAAATTTTTAAAGATCATTTTCAGAATATTATTCATAATTTACAAGATACTTATGATAATATTCAATATGAAGATTTAATGAAAATTGTTGATAAAATTCATGATTCTTCACGTATTTGTTTTGCTGGAAACTTTTTTACACAATCTGTTTCTATGCAATTACAAATTGAATTATCTTATTTAGGAAAAGATTGTATTGCTATGTATCCTTTAGAACAGCAAAAAGAAATTTATAAGTCATTAGATGATCAAGATCTAGTGATTGTAACATCGATAGCTGGAGGTTTCTTTCAAGATCATCCAGATGCAATGAGAGCCTTGATGAAGAGTCATGCATATGTCATTGCAATTACACAATTGGATGAGTTTGCGTATAGTGATAAAGTGGATATGATTTTACATGTTGGGAACAATCATCATTCACTGATTGGGAAGTTTTCGATTACTTATATATTTGAAGTATTGGAAGCTTTGTATCATTTAAAGTATGGAACGAAAAAATAA
- a CDS encoding metallophosphoesterase, whose product MKKLKLLRRLILLLIVFGLFFIGFYTYALSPKDYTFSRYEYVHKNINSKLNGFKIAFITDIHLSDKNNLERFQEMITKLNDYPFDMVIFGGDLYDGHVFSAKEVSSALKNIDCKYGKFAVLGENDKKSSLEVTQVLNDGGFEVIENEIRTIYYKDTSFLLLATDDQTDISTLKGDTQTIKIAIAHQPDTFSQNQGKINFQLSGHSGGGSIYIPYYGPLMTIDGAKTYNHGIYQNSGSTLLVSNGFSGPSSFPYKFFARNEINIITLSSSSSS is encoded by the coding sequence ATGAAAAAACTAAAATTATTAAGACGATTAATTCTTTTATTAATCGTCTTTGGTTTATTCTTTATTGGTTTTTATACATATGCTTTATCACCAAAAGATTATACTTTTTCTCGTTATGAATACGTTCATAAAAATATCAATTCAAAATTAAATGGGTTTAAAATTGCGTTTATTACTGATATTCATTTATCAGATAAAAACAATCTTGAACGTTTTCAAGAAATGATTACTAAACTTAACGACTATCCTTTTGATATGGTTATCTTTGGTGGAGATTTATATGATGGTCATGTTTTTAGTGCTAAAGAAGTCTCTTCTGCATTAAAAAATATTGATTGTAAATATGGAAAATTTGCAGTTTTAGGAGAAAATGATAAAAAATCATCATTAGAAGTAACACAAGTTCTTAATGATGGTGGCTTTGAAGTTATTGAAAATGAAATCAGAACAATCTATTATAAAGATACATCATTTCTTTTATTAGCTACTGATGATCAAACTGATATATCTACACTAAAAGGTGATACTCAAACAATTAAAATCGCTATTGCACATCAACCAGATACATTTTCTCAAAATCAAGGAAAGATAAATTTCCAATTATCTGGACATAGTGGTGGTGGCTCTATATATATTCCTTATTATGGTCCATTAATGACTATTGACGGTGCAAAAACATATAATCATGGAATTTATCAAAATAGTGGGTCTACATTATTAGTATCTAATGGTTTCTCTGGTCCATCTAGTTTCCCATATAAATTCTTTGCAAGAAATGAAATTAATATTATTACTTTAAGTTCAAGTAGCAGTTCTTAA
- the rnjA gene encoding ribonuclease J1: protein MADMPQKRSPQRRRTPHNNRTKKSTNIKKENHSLDTKVFALGGLNEVGKNMYCIEHDDEIIIIDAGVKFAEDGLPGIDYVIPDYSYLKRNQKKIKGLLITHGHEDHIGGIPFLLQVVSVPFVYASPLACAMIRRKLEERRLTNATKLVQINNLYQVKTKHFNIGFFKTNHSIPESLGIIVNTPNGRVVSTGDFKFDLTPVGDPADYQVMSFLGETGVTLLLSDSTNAEVPNFSISEKQVAYSVQEEFRKTEGRLIVATFASNVHRVQQIIDAAVKFNRKILVFGRSMENNIQVSRKLGYIKCPDRFFIKNDEAKRLPDNEILILCTGSQGEALAALSRIANGTHRQISIKPGDTVLFSSNPIPGNAGSVSKVINKLYRAGARVLTNEAINNLHTSGHASQEEQKLMLLLTRPKYFFPVHGEYRMLKIHAKLFEEVGLTKGNSFVLSNGDSILLRNGEARLGPRVHVDDIYVDGNDITGLSTAVLRDRQILSEDGMVSVLISMDSRSGCLLNKPIIMSRGFVYMQESKEMIREAEFLVSRELSQLLKRKTTFGEIKTTIRDTLGPYFYHKTKRNPMIIPVIMNKKA from the coding sequence ATGGCAGATATGCCTCAAAAACGTTCTCCTCAACGCAGAAGAACACCTCATAATAATAGAACAAAAAAATCGACGAATATAAAAAAAGAAAACCATTCATTAGATACAAAGGTTTTTGCTTTAGGAGGACTTAACGAAGTCGGAAAAAACATGTACTGTATTGAACATGATGATGAAATCATCATTATTGATGCAGGTGTCAAATTCGCCGAGGATGGTTTACCAGGAATTGATTATGTTATTCCTGATTATTCTTATTTAAAACGTAATCAAAAGAAGATTAAAGGTCTTTTAATTACTCATGGTCATGAAGATCATATAGGTGGGATTCCTTTCCTACTCCAAGTTGTCTCTGTTCCTTTTGTTTATGCTTCTCCTCTTGCCTGTGCAATGATTAGAAGAAAATTAGAAGAAAGACGACTCACAAATGCAACAAAACTTGTTCAAATTAATAATCTTTATCAAGTAAAAACAAAACATTTCAATATTGGTTTCTTTAAAACAAACCATTCTATTCCCGAATCATTAGGAATTATTGTGAACACACCTAATGGACGTGTTGTTTCTACTGGTGATTTTAAATTTGATTTAACACCTGTAGGTGATCCTGCTGATTATCAGGTGATGTCTTTTTTAGGTGAAACTGGTGTAACCTTATTATTAAGTGATTCAACGAATGCTGAAGTCCCTAATTTTTCTATTAGTGAAAAACAAGTTGCTTATAGTGTTCAAGAAGAATTTAGAAAAACTGAGGGAAGACTTATTGTTGCAACTTTTGCATCTAATGTTCATCGTGTTCAACAAATTATTGATGCAGCTGTTAAATTTAATCGTAAGATTCTTGTCTTTGGACGTTCAATGGAAAATAACATTCAAGTTTCAAGAAAATTAGGATATATCAAATGTCCAGATCGTTTCTTTATTAAAAACGATGAAGCTAAACGCTTACCAGATAACGAAATTCTTATCTTATGTACTGGAAGTCAAGGAGAAGCCTTAGCTGCCTTAAGCCGAATTGCTAATGGAACACATCGTCAGATTTCTATTAAACCTGGTGATACTGTTTTATTCTCATCTAATCCTATTCCAGGTAATGCTGGAAGTGTTAGCAAAGTCATTAATAAACTTTATCGTGCTGGAGCTCGTGTTTTAACAAATGAAGCTATTAATAATTTGCATACATCTGGTCATGCTTCACAAGAAGAACAAAAATTAATGTTATTATTAACAAGACCAAAATACTTTTTCCCAGTCCATGGGGAATATCGTATGTTAAAAATTCATGCGAAATTATTTGAAGAGGTTGGTTTAACAAAAGGAAATTCATTTGTTTTATCTAATGGTGATTCTATATTATTACGTAACGGAGAAGCAAGATTAGGTCCTCGTGTACATGTTGATGATATTTATGTGGATGGTAATGATATCACTGGATTATCTACTGCAGTCTTAAGAGATCGACAGATTTTAAGTGAAGATGGAATGGTTTCTGTTCTTATTTCAATGGATTCTCGTTCTGGATGTTTACTCAACAAACCAATTATTATGTCTAGAGGTTTTGTTTATATGCAAGAAAGCAAAGAGATGATCAGAGAAGCTGAATTTTTAGTAAGTCGTGAATTAAGTCAATTATTAAAACGTAAAACAACTTTTGGTGAAATCAAAACAACAATCAGAGATACTCTTGGACCATACTTTTATCATAAGACAAAACGTAATCCAATGATTATTCCTGTTATCATGAATAAAAAAGCATGA
- a CDS encoding DegV family protein, which produces MKVAIMTDSNSGITQKEAKELGIFVLPMPFTIDGQEFEEDINLSQEEFYDKLMNGAEVFTSQPAAGEVTNFFNNILKDYDQIVHIPMSSGLSGSCQTAMMLAEEEEYKNKVYVVDSQRISVTQKYDVLDALELAKQGKDAKEIHDILMENKLNATIYITVNTLEYLKKGGRITPAAAALGGLLKIKPILTIQGEKLDSFQKTRTMAKATKIMINATLEDIKTRIDPTHEDMSGARIMIAYTYDKEQALELKKQAEETFPHHEIICDPLSLSVACHIGPHSLAVAACKKII; this is translated from the coding sequence ATGAAAGTCGCTATAATGACTGATAGCAATAGTGGTATTACACAAAAAGAAGCTAAAGAATTAGGAATATTTGTGTTACCAATGCCTTTTACTATAGATGGTCAAGAGTTTGAAGAAGATATCAATCTCTCTCAAGAAGAGTTTTATGATAAATTAATGAATGGTGCTGAAGTTTTTACTTCTCAGCCAGCGGCTGGAGAAGTAACAAATTTTTTCAATAATATCTTAAAAGATTATGATCAAATTGTACACATCCCTATGTCAAGTGGCTTAAGTGGTTCTTGTCAAACAGCAATGATGTTAGCTGAAGAAGAGGAATATAAGAACAAGGTCTATGTTGTTGATTCACAAAGAATTTCAGTAACACAAAAATATGATGTATTAGATGCATTAGAGTTGGCTAAGCAAGGTAAAGATGCTAAAGAAATCCATGATATTCTTATGGAAAACAAACTCAATGCAACAATTTATATTACTGTTAATACTTTAGAATATTTAAAAAAAGGTGGTAGAATTACACCTGCCGCAGCGGCATTAGGTGGATTACTTAAAATCAAGCCAATTTTAACAATTCAAGGTGAAAAGCTCGATTCTTTCCAGAAAACACGTACAATGGCTAAGGCTACCAAAATAATGATTAATGCAACTTTAGAAGATATCAAAACACGTATTGATCCAACACATGAAGATATGTCAGGAGCACGTATTATGATTGCTTATACTTATGATAAAGAACAAGCTCTTGAACTTAAAAAACAAGCCGAGGAAACATTCCCTCATCATGAAATTATCTGTGATCCTTTATCATTAAGTGTTGCTTGTCATATTGGTCCACATTCACTTGCAGTTGCTGCATGTAAAAAGATTATTTAG
- a CDS encoding mechanosensitive ion channel family protein produces MNNILQTFIDKYTNVGLNLVDALIVFILGWYGTKILLHILERMMKKSNVDPIVINFVKSIANVGLRVIVIITVIGQLGVSVTSLVAVLTTAGAAIVLGLQDSMKGIVSGIIILFAKPFVKGDIIEVNNYIGKIQEIQLLYTILMTFDNKMVVIPNNELASSTFVNYSHEDIRRVDMTMDIHYESDVEVAKQIIMEVINQHPYALKEPLPYVRVSEYKDHAIAIGLRVWAQTEHYYDLKDDLVEQIKASFDQNGISIPYTQIDVHIHQSDKS; encoded by the coding sequence ATGAATAATATATTACAAACATTTATAGATAAGTATACAAATGTAGGACTAAATTTAGTTGATGCGCTCATTGTTTTTATATTGGGTTGGTATGGTACAAAGATTCTACTTCATATCCTTGAAAGAATGATGAAAAAGTCAAATGTGGATCCCATTGTCATCAATTTTGTAAAATCAATAGCAAATGTAGGATTAAGAGTTATTGTCATTATTACTGTGATTGGTCAATTAGGAGTTTCAGTAACTTCGTTGGTTGCTGTTTTGACAACTGCTGGAGCAGCTATTGTTTTAGGGTTGCAGGATTCTATGAAAGGGATAGTTTCAGGGATTATTATTTTATTTGCTAAGCCATTTGTTAAAGGTGATATTATTGAGGTTAATAATTACATAGGAAAAATTCAGGAAATTCAATTGTTATATACGATACTTATGACTTTTGATAATAAGATGGTTGTTATTCCTAATAATGAGTTAGCTTCTTCAACTTTTGTAAATTATTCACATGAAGATATTCGTCGTGTTGATATGACTATGGATATTCATTATGAAAGTGATGTGGAAGTAGCAAAACAAATTATTATGGAAGTCATTAATCAGCATCCTTATGCATTAAAAGAACCTTTGCCTTATGTAAGAGTAAGTGAATACAAAGATCATGCTATTGCTATTGGGTTAAGAGTTTGGGCACAAACAGAGCATTATTATGATTTAAAAGATGATCTTGTAGAACAGATTAAGGCATCATTTGACCAAAATGGTATTAGTATTCCATATACACAAATAGATGTCCATATTCATCAATCTGATAAATCTTGA
- a CDS encoding ABC transporter permease, with the protein MGKYVVKRILIGIITLFVLSSATFFLMKATPGSPISGEKFKTAEARKAAEERYNLDKPVLTQYALYIEGVVQGDLGESMVHEGRTVTYYIGNGFPVTAKLAFVAFIFAVTVGITLGTTAALSRKKWINNVCMFIATIGVSVPSFLIAMLLVVIFGVKLRMFPFIGLATPAHYVLPALALSLYPISMISRLTRSSMLEVMKQDYIILARSKGTPYKKVIIKHALKNAMLPVITYIGPMFAFLLTGSLVVETIFAIPGLGSSFVTSVMDRDYPLIMGMTIFLGILIITFNLITDIVSAMVDPRIKLK; encoded by the coding sequence ATGGGTAAGTATGTAGTAAAACGTATATTAATAGGGATTATAACGTTATTTGTTTTATCTAGTGCTACTTTCTTTTTGATGAAGGCGACACCTGGTTCACCAATCAGTGGTGAAAAATTTAAAACAGCTGAAGCAAGAAAAGCAGCAGAAGAAAGATATAATTTAGATAAACCAGTTTTGACACAATATGCTTTGTATATTGAAGGCGTTGTGCAAGGTGATTTGGGAGAAAGTATGGTACACGAGGGACGTACTGTTACATATTATATAGGAAATGGTTTTCCTGTTACAGCAAAATTGGCATTTGTAGCTTTTATATTCGCGGTAACAGTGGGGATTACATTAGGAACAACAGCAGCACTTTCTAGAAAGAAGTGGATTAACAATGTTTGTATGTTTATTGCAACAATCGGTGTAAGTGTTCCTTCATTTTTAATAGCTATGTTACTAGTCGTTATATTTGGTGTTAAACTGCGAATGTTTCCATTTATTGGATTGGCAACACCAGCACATTATGTTTTACCAGCGTTAGCGTTGTCATTGTATCCAATATCAATGATTTCACGTTTAACACGTAGTAGTATGTTGGAAGTTATGAAACAAGATTATATTATATTAGCACGTTCTAAAGGAACACCATATAAAAAAGTTATTATTAAACATGCTTTAAAAAATGCAATGTTACCTGTTATTACATATATTGGACCTATGTTTGCATTTTTGTTAACAGGAAGTTTGGTAGTAGAGACAATATTTGCAATTCCAGGACTTGGTTCTTCATTTGTTACATCTGTTATGGATCGTGATTATCCTTTGATTATGGGGATGACTATTTTCTTAGGAATTTTAATTATCACATTCAATTTAATTACTGATATTGTATCAGCAATGGTTGATCCAAGAATTAAGTTAAAGTAA
- a CDS encoding ABC transporter permease — MDLKKEELKLTPDLFEKLDDSEKNAEKISYESKTYFQDAWVRFKQNKMALVGLFFVLIMIIACIIIPMISPYTYDEQNMAIANQGPTLAHLMGTDKFGRDILVRIMCGGRISLSVGFMGAFIALGIGVIYGGIAGYVGGKVDMLMMRFVDMMYSIPDILYIIMIVVVLEPSLTSIMLGITISSWMGMARQVRAQVLTLKEQEFSLAAFVLGASKARILLKHLIVNSMGPIIVSVTMLVPSVIFNEAFLGFLGIGLNAPQASWGTLANDARRMMMSQPIQIIWPVMAICLTMLALNFIGDGLGVALDPKKK, encoded by the coding sequence ATGGATTTGAAAAAAGAAGAATTAAAACTAACTCCAGACTTATTTGAAAAACTGGATGATAGTGAAAAAAATGCTGAGAAGATTTCATACGAAAGTAAAACGTATTTTCAAGATGCATGGGTACGTTTTAAACAGAATAAAATGGCATTAGTTGGATTATTCTTTGTATTAATTATGATTATTGCTTGTATCATAATACCAATGATTTCACCATATACTTATGATGAACAAAATATGGCTATTGCAAATCAGGGGCCTACATTGGCACATTTAATGGGAACAGATAAATTTGGTAGAGATATCTTAGTTCGTATTATGTGTGGTGGTCGTATTTCATTAAGTGTTGGATTTATGGGAGCATTTATTGCTTTAGGTATTGGAGTTATTTATGGTGGAATAGCTGGATATGTTGGTGGCAAAGTAGATATGTTAATGATGCGTTTTGTTGATATGATGTATTCTATTCCAGATATTCTATATATTATCATGATTGTTGTTGTATTAGAGCCTAGTTTAACATCTATTATGTTAGGAATCACAATTTCATCTTGGATGGGAATGGCAAGACAGGTTCGTGCACAGGTTTTAACATTAAAAGAACAAGAGTTTTCATTAGCTGCGTTTGTATTAGGGGCTAGTAAAGCACGTATTTTGTTAAAACACTTAATTGTCAATTCTATGGGACCTATTATTGTTTCAGTAACAATGTTAGTGCCTAGTGTTATATTTAATGAAGCCTTCTTAGGTTTCTTAGGAATTGGTTTAAATGCTCCTCAAGCAAGTTGGGGAACATTAGCAAATGATGCACGTCGTATGATGATGTCTCAGCCAATTCAGATTATTTGGCCAGTTATGGCAATTTGCTTAACAATGTTAGCATTAAACTTTATTGGAGACGGATTAGGAGTTGCTCTTGATCCTAAGAAGAAGTAG
- a CDS encoding ABC transporter ATP-binding protein: MSAMLEIKNLSTEFSTDNGTVQAVRDVSFEVKKGEILGIVGESGSGKSQTMFSVMGLLAGNGRVANGEIILDGKNISPLAFKNEKEYEDTMSDIRGNDMAMIFQDPMTFLNPVLTIETQLTEPILNHNNVSKAEARQRAIELMAKVGIPSPESRIKQYPHQFSGGMRQRIIIAIALACNPKLIIADEPTTALDVTIQAQVLDLITGLRDELDSSIIMITHDLGVVASMCDRIAIMYGGKIVEIGTADEIFYNPQHPYTKGLLSCIANPEDKEKKELHPIPGSPPDLLNLGDWCPFVDRCENAMKVCKMKMPSQEVYSKTHQASCWLSHPLAKEGKGE; encoded by the coding sequence ATGTCTGCAATGTTAGAAATCAAAAACCTTTCTACAGAATTTTCTACTGATAATGGAACAGTACAAGCTGTAAGAGACGTTTCATTTGAAGTCAAGAAAGGTGAAATTTTAGGTATAGTTGGTGAGTCTGGTTCAGGGAAATCACAAACGATGTTTTCTGTTATGGGACTACTAGCTGGGAATGGTCGAGTTGCTAACGGGGAAATTATCTTAGATGGTAAAAATATCTCTCCATTGGCATTTAAAAATGAAAAAGAATATGAAGATACAATGAGTGACATTCGTGGAAATGATATGGCTATGATTTTCCAGGATCCAATGACATTCTTAAATCCGGTTTTAACAATTGAAACACAATTGACAGAACCAATTTTGAATCACAATAATGTTTCTAAGGCTGAAGCAAGACAAAGAGCTATCGAGTTAATGGCTAAAGTTGGGATTCCTTCACCAGAATCAAGAATTAAACAATATCCACATCAATTCTCTGGTGGGATGAGACAACGTATTATTATTGCAATTGCTTTGGCATGTAATCCAAAATTGATTATTGCGGATGAACCAACAACTGCATTAGACGTGACTATTCAAGCACAGGTTTTAGATTTAATTACTGGTTTGCGTGATGAACTTGATTCAAGTATTATCATGATTACACATGATTTGGGTGTTGTTGCTAGTATGTGTGATAGAATTGCTATCATGTATGGTGGTAAGATAGTTGAAATTGGAACAGCTGATGAAATTTTCTATAATCCTCAGCATCCATATACAAAAGGATTATTATCTTGTATTGCTAATCCTGAAGATAAAGAAAAGAAAGAATTACATCCGATTCCTGGATCACCACCTGATTTATTGAATTTAGGTGATTGGTGTCCATTTGTTGATAGATGTGAAAATGCAATGAAAGTTTGTAAGATGAAAATGCCATCTCAGGAAGTCTATTCAAAAACACATCAGGCTTCTTGCTGGTTATCTCATCCTCTTGCAAAAGAAGGGAAGGGTGAATAA